A region of Mycoplasmopsis bovirhinis DNA encodes the following proteins:
- a CDS encoding ABC transporter permease subunit: protein MKELKLYNWYGEEFDSILPSSVGNLKAYKKQIKNIFMRDNDKIKAQEKVDRDLYLRARTKLSDNLKRELASHRVAYKNKIGVLKDSIKKLKYFDSMNSLLRFEIKKLAKTKKSIQNYAQDFVYSLTKSADELSYKVSIIDDLKKKTYLDEKEIFKKYTIFNIILIYIKNNQDLNFDLSKIRDKLLPIELVWIDKLAQSQNVSKYFLDIYNKLEVQRISLQNKKQELMRQYEQTNQLQKELYLKEKANIKLEAKQKIITLEYEYNQNLKDHRDKAKANQTKALEKVQEQKEQILASEQKNKEISNNIILAAKEKVKALTLEYKKQLTKAKFRAKMQVYKDLVSFLKNKDIQTVSFDFSFNNLTNEELNKKIKEIETYFNTSTPQNDLAKIATKEYLSKLNFFKTQKEAKLLVKSQYKSQVGAIVKTYSYEGLFNLEEAKALKEAFIDYRLTRLKFLAEKIEAKTSLQELKSLGIYDQEQQEFKAAKAKILEQFKAQKLEAKNRIKNKEITKAAFKNKNIELNIFKKESINEQKLKSKVQSNKEVLKSLFWRQLAENKINKKLYESKVTEAQKSIPVETMKNLRWISFFANLIFPGFAELVLFKQNLKGAIMSAISVITLALVIPFAFGAYWKAMGGIPGFSDLGAAGHSFSKGLFPDARVYLFGGVISVIILVFAIIYHTIAALGAYRVAKQLEYGSRPSKWAHTKRWLNTSGFPWMISLLGWVLMVFIVATPVITSILVSFTNYGFMHEAPARTVDWVGLKQWGKWWVFREQNLFLSLQRVILWTAIWTLASTIIPISLGIIVAVLTNNSRIRFKKIFRLIYILPWAIPAFVTLTFIRSLFRGGDEGVINIILTSMGLISKAKNWLTEIGTARVLVILVQTWIGYAWIFMLVTGNLQSIPKDIYEAGSIDGAKGRQLFWYLTLPSLLISIAPMLIGQFVGAFNNFTTISIFTGGGPAYANSTSFGEASTDIIISWVYKLTTGAAQFEGNQAFAAALTTLAGSFSIAISARGFIKSMARRD, encoded by the coding sequence ATGAAAGAATTAAAACTTTATAACTGATATGGCGAGGAATTCGATAGTATTCTTCCATCTTCTGTTGGGAATCTAAAAGCGTATAAAAAACAAATCAAAAACATTTTCATGCGCGACAATGATAAAATCAAAGCGCAAGAAAAAGTAGACCGTGACTTATACTTAAGAGCAAGAACTAAACTTAGTGATAATTTAAAGCGTGAACTTGCTAGTCATAGAGTTGCTTATAAAAATAAAATAGGAGTCTTAAAAGATTCAATTAAAAAACTTAAATATTTTGATTCAATGAATTCATTACTGCGCTTTGAAATCAAAAAATTAGCTAAAACTAAAAAATCTATTCAAAACTATGCTCAAGACTTTGTTTATTCTTTAACAAAGTCTGCTGACGAGCTTAGCTATAAAGTTAGTATTATAGATGATTTAAAGAAAAAAACTTATTTAGATGAAAAAGAAATTTTCAAAAAATATACTATCTTTAACATCATCTTAATTTACATTAAAAATAATCAAGATCTTAATTTTGATTTAAGCAAAATTAGGGATAAATTACTTCCAATTGAATTAGTTTGAATTGACAAACTCGCTCAAAGTCAAAATGTCTCAAAATATTTTTTAGACATTTACAATAAACTTGAAGTTCAAAGAATTTCGTTGCAAAATAAAAAACAAGAATTAATGCGCCAATATGAGCAAACTAACCAATTACAAAAAGAACTTTATTTAAAAGAAAAAGCTAATATTAAACTAGAAGCTAAGCAAAAAATTATTACTTTAGAATATGAATATAACCAAAATTTAAAAGATCATCGCGATAAAGCTAAAGCAAACCAAACTAAAGCACTGGAAAAAGTTCAAGAGCAAAAAGAGCAAATTTTAGCTTCAGAGCAAAAAAATAAAGAAATTAGCAATAATATTATTTTAGCTGCTAAAGAAAAAGTTAAAGCTCTAACTTTAGAATATAAAAAACAATTAACTAAAGCAAAGTTTAGAGCTAAAATGCAAGTCTATAAAGACTTAGTAAGTTTTTTAAAGAATAAAGATATTCAAACTGTTAGTTTTGACTTTAGTTTTAATAACTTAACTAATGAGGAATTAAATAAAAAAATCAAGGAAATAGAAACTTACTTTAATACTTCTACGCCTCAAAATGATTTAGCTAAAATAGCCACAAAAGAATATTTAAGCAAATTAAATTTCTTTAAAACACAAAAAGAAGCTAAACTTTTAGTTAAATCACAATACAAATCTCAAGTTGGAGCAATAGTTAAAACTTATAGTTATGAAGGATTATTTAACTTAGAAGAAGCTAAAGCTTTAAAAGAAGCCTTTATTGACTATCGTTTAACACGTTTAAAATTTTTAGCCGAAAAAATTGAAGCTAAAACTAGCTTACAAGAACTAAAGTCTCTTGGAATTTACGACCAAGAGCAACAAGAATTTAAAGCTGCAAAAGCTAAAATTCTTGAACAATTTAAAGCTCAAAAACTTGAAGCTAAAAACAGAATTAAAAATAAAGAAATTACTAAAGCTGCTTTTAAAAACAAAAATATTGAACTTAATATTTTTAAAAAAGAATCTATTAACGAACAAAAACTAAAATCAAAAGTTCAATCTAACAAAGAAGTTTTAAAGTCTTTATTTTGACGTCAATTAGCTGAAAATAAAATTAATAAAAAACTTTATGAAAGTAAAGTTACTGAAGCTCAAAAATCAATTCCTGTTGAAACTATGAAAAACTTACGTTGAATTAGTTTCTTTGCCAACTTAATTTTTCCTGGTTTTGCTGAATTAGTTTTATTTAAACAAAACCTTAAGGGTGCAATTATGTCAGCTATTTCAGTAATAACACTAGCTTTAGTTATTCCGTTTGCTTTTGGAGCATACTGAAAAGCTATGGGAGGAATTCCTGGATTTAGTGATCTAGGTGCTGCTGGTCATAGTTTTAGTAAAGGACTTTTTCCTGATGCTCGTGTCTATTTATTTGGTGGAGTAATCTCAGTAATTATCCTAGTTTTTGCAATTATTTATCATACTATTGCAGCTCTTGGGGCTTATCGCGTTGCTAAGCAACTAGAATATGGCTCAAGACCAAGTAAATGAGCACATACTAAAAGATGACTAAATACTAGTGGATTTCCTTGAATGATCTCACTTCTTGGTTGAGTTTTAATGGTCTTTATTGTCGCAACTCCAGTTATTACCTCGATTTTAGTCTCATTTACTAACTATGGCTTTATGCACGAAGCACCAGCTCGAACAGTTGATTGAGTTGGACTAAAACAATGAGGAAAATGATGAGTTTTTAGAGAACAAAACTTATTCTTATCATTACAAAGGGTTATTTTATGAACAGCAATTTGAACCCTTGCTTCAACTATAATTCCAATTTCACTTGGAATTATAGTTGCTGTTTTAACGAATAATAGTAGAATTAGATTTAAAAAGATCTTTAGATTAATTTATATTTTACCTTGGGCAATTCCTGCCTTTGTTACTTTAACTTTTATTAGAAGTTTATTCCGCGGAGGAGATGAAGGGGTAATTAATATTATCCTTACTTCAATGGGTTTAATTTCAAAAGCTAAAAACTGGCTTACTGAAATTGGGACAGCAAGAGTGTTAGTTATCTTAGTCCAAACATGGATTGGATATGCTTGAATCTTTATGCTTGTTACAGGTAATTTACAATCTATACCAAAAGATATTTATGAAGCTGGTTCAATTGATGGCGCTAAAGGACGACAACTATTTTGATATTTAACTTTACCGTCTCTTCTTATCTCAATTGCGCCAATGTTAATTGGACAATTTGTCGGAGCTTTTAATAACTTCACTACCATCTCAATTTTCACAGGTGGTGGACCTGCTTATGCCAATTCAACTTCATTTGGTGAAGCATCAACAGATATTATTATTTCATGAGTTTACAAGTTAACTACAGGAGCAGCTCAATTTGAAGGTAACCAAGCCTTTGCTGCTGCTTTAACTACCTTAGCTGGTTCATTCAGTATTGCAATTAGTGCAAGAGGATTTATTAAATCTATGGCAAGGAGAGATTAA
- a CDS encoding sugar ABC transporter permease, whose translation MLDRLKRQIFYKHKFDSLTISEQKLSPKRLKFNESDSKPPTVLEIIWLFFNYIILLFWAIIILFPIVSLITASFNVANIRVVGLSPFSFGWDNFKYLFTSERSLFLTWYGNTLIIAGLTSLISTVAVALNGYAYSRFKFTGSRHSLTIVMMLQMIPATSSLISLYILVKLGESLFGFSAVIMLILIYSGGAIAGNTFMLKSYLDTVSSELDDSGKIDGCNNWGLFFKILLPVIRPALIMVALWSFLTPFTDVILPRFVLIENDKKTLAIGLDTFINAEQKHVNYGAYSAGSILASLPAFTLFMYLQRYIVGGLSDGAVKG comes from the coding sequence ATGTTAGATAGATTAAAAAGACAAATATTTTATAAACACAAATTTGATTCACTAACTATTTCAGAGCAAAAATTATCTCCTAAACGTTTGAAATTTAACGAATCTGATTCAAAGCCACCAACAGTATTAGAAATAATCTGACTTTTCTTTAATTACATTATTTTATTATTTTGAGCAATTATTATTTTATTCCCAATTGTTTCACTAATTACAGCATCATTTAACGTTGCTAATATTAGGGTAGTTGGTCTTTCGCCATTTAGTTTTGGTTGAGATAACTTTAAATATTTATTCACAAGTGAACGTAGTTTATTTTTAACTTGATATGGAAACACTTTAATTATAGCTGGGCTAACTTCACTTATATCAACAGTTGCCGTAGCTTTAAATGGCTATGCTTATTCAAGATTTAAATTCACAGGATCAAGACATTCCTTAACCATTGTTATGATGTTGCAAATGATTCCTGCGACTTCTTCACTTATTTCGCTTTATATCCTTGTTAAATTAGGTGAATCTTTATTTGGTTTTTCAGCCGTTATTATGTTAATTCTAATTTATTCTGGAGGAGCAATAGCCGGAAATACTTTTATGCTCAAAAGTTATTTAGATACTGTTTCATCAGAACTTGATGATTCAGGTAAAATTGACGGATGTAACAACTGAGGTTTATTCTTTAAAATCTTACTTCCAGTAATTCGTCCTGCGCTAATTATGGTCGCACTTTGGTCATTTTTAACCCCATTTACTGATGTTATTTTACCTCGGTTTGTGCTAATTGAAAATGACAAAAAAACTTTAGCCATAGGGCTAGACACATTTATAAATGCCGAGCAAAAACATGTTAACTATGGTGCTTATTCTGCTGGTTCAATTTTAGCTTCACTACCAGCATTTACCCTCTTTATGTACCTTCAAAGATATATTGTGGGTGGACTTAGTGATGGAGCTGTTAAAGGATAA
- a CDS encoding ABC transporter ATP-binding protein, which translates to MKQIKITDNQIPLDDELALETSGFETIDIDKMISEVGEFYNSNNGAHINLVNISKKYEGNENYTLENINLEIKPGTFCIFLGPSGCGKTTLLRMIAGLNSITKGDLLFNNKRYNNLLPNERNIAMVFQSYALYPHMNVYNNISFGLRIAKERKDIIDKRVKDVAKILKIDNYLYRKPRDLSGGQRQRVAIGRAIARKPLVFLMDEPLSNLDAKLRENMRREIVNIHRMLNTTSIYVTHDQLEAMTMGDQIVVFNDGKIQQNGKSKELYFKPANIFVAKFIGSPTMNTFDATYENGLISDKNKNLAIEIDQETKSKLTENQKLVVGFRSEDLRIHHEEKQGTNFINGKISNIELIGKDQLVLVKVNDDLEFIVNASNSEEFELFSYVTIEFITSRIHIFDKETENRIN; encoded by the coding sequence ATGAAACAAATTAAAATTACAGATAACCAAATTCCATTAGATGATGAATTAGCTTTAGAAACTTCAGGTTTTGAAACAATTGATATTGATAAAATGATTTCTGAAGTTGGTGAATTTTATAATTCAAATAACGGTGCCCATATTAATTTAGTTAACATCTCAAAGAAATATGAAGGGAATGAAAACTATACTTTAGAAAATATTAACCTAGAAATTAAACCAGGAACTTTCTGTATCTTTTTAGGACCTTCAGGTTGTGGTAAAACAACTTTATTAAGAATGATTGCCGGATTAAATTCCATTACTAAGGGTGATTTATTATTTAACAACAAAAGGTATAATAACCTTTTACCAAATGAAAGAAATATAGCTATGGTCTTTCAATCATATGCCTTGTACCCTCACATGAATGTTTATAATAATATTTCATTTGGTCTAAGAATTGCAAAAGAGCGTAAAGATATTATCGATAAACGTGTTAAAGATGTTGCTAAAATTTTAAAAATTGATAACTATCTTTATAGAAAACCTCGAGATCTTTCTGGAGGACAACGGCAACGTGTAGCAATAGGAAGAGCTATCGCACGTAAACCACTAGTTTTCTTAATGGACGAGCCTTTATCAAACTTAGATGCAAAGCTACGTGAAAACATGCGTCGTGAGATTGTAAATATTCACCGTATGCTTAACACTACTAGTATTTATGTTACTCATGACCAACTTGAAGCTATGACCATGGGAGACCAAATCGTAGTTTTTAACGATGGTAAAATTCAACAAAATGGTAAAAGTAAAGAACTTTACTTTAAACCAGCTAACATCTTTGTGGCTAAATTTATTGGTTCGCCAACTATGAATACTTTTGATGCTACTTATGAAAATGGTCTTATTTCAGATAAAAACAAAAATCTTGCAATTGAAATAGACCAAGAAACTAAATCAAAATTAACCGAAAATCAAAAATTAGTCGTTGGTTTTAGAAGTGAAGATTTGCGCATTCACCACGAAGAAAAACAAGGTACTAACTTTATCAATGGTAAAATCTCTAACATTGAATTAATCGGTAAAGATCAACTAGTTTTAGTTAAAGTTAATGATGATTTAGAATTTATTGTTAATGCATCAAATAGTGAAGAATTCGAATTATTCTCATATGTGACAATTGAATTTATCACTTCCAGAATTCATATTTTTGATAAAGAAACCGAAAACAGAATAAACTAA
- a CDS encoding alpha-amylase family glycosyl hydrolase: protein MKKLYHNWKIEKIFKGYLNNQLRQTPAIWDDPKFKLPKSRLDYTDLWKKAPKAKPYVKKRSTNVIYQLLVYNFADGNNDALGDFIGLKNKIPYLVDLGIDQLWLSPIQPASSYHDGYSVIDYCAVAEQLGGMDAFVEFLSAAHENGIKVYLDLIFNHTSYEHPWFQKALYKDPLYEAFYRLDPSYQDSDVKKDTQKIRSKYHRLDQNIQASNRQYLARFTYGMPDLNLDNELVIKQLIEIQKFWTTVGVDGFRYDAIAEFYSSEQETKHNFNEAKIFSMLRQASNEITSLEQNRDEVFMIGEWVFTDPLKALEYTTYNGLQALDTIYDGFKYFRQNPDVRIKYQDLKEVVTKYYNASAKTKWVPFLDNHDVLRWLDHYRSEVLNLKPHEHNKKLSSLEFDAQRIALMQLLALPATPIIYYGDELFYYGTRIYGDPSLREPMKWDNKQENCYIFDNKVKESDKDHVLLTSALTLDSADKARKDQRSLYTFLKYLISLREKYPFITKTNPNTILDPYEVIDTLDYSSFIVRLNPNNQNMLLLFGFCNYQNNSLSVIKISRKYHFKPLYLYKAKNNSWNIEIEQGGLIIFELIRK, encoded by the coding sequence ATGAAAAAGTTATACCATAACTGAAAAATCGAAAAAATCTTCAAAGGTTATTTAAATAACCAACTTAGGCAAACTCCTGCAATTTGAGATGACCCAAAATTCAAATTACCAAAATCAAGATTAGACTATACTGATTTATGGAAAAAGGCCCCTAAAGCTAAACCATATGTTAAAAAACGTAGTACAAATGTTATTTACCAACTTTTAGTATATAACTTTGCTGATGGTAATAACGATGCATTAGGAGATTTTATTGGATTAAAAAATAAAATCCCTTATTTGGTGGATTTAGGAATTGATCAGCTATGGCTTAGCCCCATTCAACCAGCTTCTTCATATCATGATGGTTATTCAGTAATAGATTATTGTGCTGTAGCTGAGCAACTTGGTGGTATGGACGCTTTTGTTGAGTTTTTGTCAGCTGCTCATGAAAATGGTATAAAAGTTTATTTGGATTTAATTTTTAACCATACTTCATACGAACATCCTTGGTTTCAAAAAGCTTTATACAAAGATCCTTTATATGAAGCTTTTTACCGCCTTGATCCTAGTTATCAAGACAGTGATGTCAAAAAAGATACTCAAAAAATTCGCTCAAAATATCATCGATTAGATCAAAACATCCAAGCTTCTAACAGACAATATTTAGCAAGATTTACCTATGGAATGCCTGATCTAAATTTAGATAATGAATTAGTGATTAAACAACTTATTGAAATCCAAAAGTTTTGAACTACTGTTGGAGTTGATGGTTTTAGGTATGATGCTATTGCTGAATTTTATTCAAGCGAGCAAGAAACTAAACATAATTTTAATGAAGCTAAGATTTTTAGTATGCTCAGGCAAGCAAGCAATGAAATTACTAGCTTAGAACAAAACAGGGATGAAGTATTTATGATTGGAGAATGAGTTTTTACTGACCCATTAAAAGCCTTAGAATATACTACTTATAATGGCTTGCAAGCCTTAGACACTATTTATGATGGTTTTAAATATTTTAGGCAAAATCCAGATGTAAGAATTAAATATCAAGATTTAAAAGAAGTAGTAACAAAATATTACAATGCTTCGGCTAAAACAAAATGGGTACCTTTTTTAGATAATCATGATGTTTTAAGATGACTTGATCATTATCGCTCTGAGGTTTTAAACTTAAAACCTCATGAGCATAACAAAAAATTATCAAGCTTAGAATTTGATGCTCAAAGAATTGCTTTAATGCAACTATTAGCTTTACCTGCTACCCCAATTATTTATTATGGTGATGAATTATTTTATTATGGAACAAGGATTTATGGTGATCCATCATTACGTGAACCAATGAAATGAGATAATAAGCAAGAAAATTGTTATATCTTTGATAATAAAGTCAAAGAATCCGATAAAGATCATGTGCTTTTAACCTCAGCTTTAACCCTTGATTCAGCTGATAAAGCACGTAAAGACCAGAGATCTTTATATACCTTTTTAAAATATTTAATTAGTTTACGTGAAAAATACCCATTTATTACTAAAACAAATCCAAATACTATCTTAGATCCTTATGAAGTAATTGATACTTTGGATTATTCTTCATTTATAGTTAGATTAAATCCTAATAATCAAAATATGCTTCTTTTATTTGGTTTTTGTAACTATCAAAATAATTCATTATCAGTTATAAAAATCTCACGGAAATATCATTTTAAACCCTTATATTTATATAAGGCTAAAAATAATAGTTGAAACATTGAAATTGAACAAGGAGGACTAATTATTTTTGAATTAATTCGAAAATAA
- a CDS encoding winged helix-turn-helix domain-containing protein, with the protein MKTHLRTFPQRKNIQNSDITKTNEIIHYLMDLIKTRKVPVNKIMPSEHAIMERFNCSRSVVVTAYLKLHALGAVYSIPKRGHFVAENFHNLIKPVSYLLQSDKQTGEEIYNFSFPDWFEKNNIILVEGARAFKKTFYKDKQVIAEADLWISIKSIDKNEPVDLTVPLVDILNARESIKNCVYRITYEKDVNRLGYKNMLVLTMFGYDEDSICIAGKYYIKPEHFEFFHQEFSLT; encoded by the coding sequence ATGAAAACACATTTACGTACATTCCCACAAAGAAAAAATATCCAAAATTCAGATATAACTAAAACAAACGAAATTATTCATTACTTAATGGATTTAATTAAAACAAGAAAAGTTCCCGTTAATAAAATTATGCCCTCTGAGCATGCTATTATGGAACGTTTTAATTGTTCTCGTAGTGTTGTTGTTACTGCATACTTAAAATTACATGCCCTTGGTGCAGTATACTCAATTCCAAAGCGTGGTCATTTTGTCGCTGAGAACTTTCATAACTTAATTAAACCAGTAAGTTATTTATTACAATCAGATAAGCAAACTGGTGAAGAAATTTATAATTTTAGTTTCCCAGATTGATTTGAGAAAAACAACATTATTTTAGTAGAGGGTGCAAGAGCCTTCAAAAAAACATTTTACAAAGATAAACAAGTAATTGCTGAAGCTGATCTTTGAATCTCAATTAAGAGCATTGATAAAAATGAACCAGTTGATTTAACTGTTCCATTAGTTGATATTTTGAATGCTCGTGAGAGCATTAAAAACTGTGTTTATCGCATAACTTATGAAAAAGATGTTAACCGTCTTGGATATAAAAATATGCTTGTTTTGACGATGTTTGGATATGATGAAGATTCAATTTGTATTGCTGGAAAGTATTATATTAAACCAGAACACTTTGAATTCTTCCACCAAGAATTCTCTTTAACATAA